A portion of the Lolium rigidum isolate FL_2022 chromosome 1, APGP_CSIRO_Lrig_0.1, whole genome shotgun sequence genome contains these proteins:
- the LOC124659632 gene encoding uncharacterized protein LOC124659632, which yields MEEEARRRAAVACSSPTHVRRRSRPGRGTRRRAAVASSAPTDGHHWWAAPCGGCGGQLVGSLDGCAPTGGRQWCLVRCVGEVGETGKGGAPWQKGSYDAEKKTVTLQRELVGNVSRIWMRMDPDRFAKEGIGVSCGG from the exons atggaggaggaggcgaggcgacGCGCGGCCGTGGCGTGCAGCTCCCCAACGCATGTGCGCAGGAGGAGCCGTCCGGGGAGGGGGACGAGGCGCCGAGCGGCCGTGGCGTCCAGCGCCCCGACGGATGGGCACCATTGGTGGGCGGCTCCCTGCGGCGGCTGTGGCGGCCAGCTCGTCGGCTCCCTCGATGGATGCGCGCCAACGGGTGGGCGGCAGTGGTGCTTGGTTCGCTGCGTCGGCGAGGTGGGGGAAACTGGAAAGGGAGGAGCGCCGTGGCAG AAGGGTTCATATGATGCTGAAAAGAAAACAGTGACACTCCAAAGAGAACTTGTTGGCAATGTTTCAAGG ATTTGGATGAGGATGGATCCTGACAGATTTGCTAAAGAGGGCATTGGTGTTTCTTGTGGAGGGTAA